CTTATGACGCTTCTCAATTCAAAATGGCTGCGTTTAAAACCATGTCGAATGAAATAAATCCCATTGCCGCAACGCTTAATGTGCTCAATACCTATCATCAGACCAAGCGGATCGCGATTGGGACGGGGAGCCAGCGCGAGAGTGCCGAACGTTTACTCTCAGACTGTGGCTTAGCGGATAAAGTGGAAGTACTGGTTAGTGCCAATGATGTCGAGAATCATAAACCGTCCCCCGATACGTTTCTTAAAGCTGCCAATCTATTGCAAGTTGAGCCACAAAAGTGCTTAGTGTTTGAGGACACTGAACTTGGCAAGCAAGCGGCTCATGCTGCGGGAATGGATTGTGTCATGGTGGTTGGCGAGGAGCTGGTATTTCATCCTTGCAGCTAAGCTTAGTTAGTTCAACATAAAATTAAAGC
This window of the Vibrio panuliri genome carries:
- a CDS encoding beta-phosphoglucomutase family hydrolase; protein product: MLLDYDQYQAFIFDMDGTLLDTMPAHLDAWELTAREFSFPFSREWVHSMGGMPSSKIVEQINSKFALNIDAYDASQFKMAAFKTMSNEINPIAATLNVLNTYHQTKRIAIGTGSQRESAERLLSDCGLADKVEVLVSANDVENHKPSPDTFLKAANLLQVEPQKCLVFEDTELGKQAAHAAGMDCVMVVGEELVFHPCS